One part of the Streptomyces sp. NBC_00286 genome encodes these proteins:
- a CDS encoding ABC transporter permease, producing the protein MSTLAEKAEKTEKVEKEEVADGYRAGRTLPLRVELVRQLKRRRTLIMFGVLAALPFILAIAFQVGGEPGDGNERVNLMDTATASGANFAAVNLFASAGFLLVVPVALFCGDTVASEASWSSLRYLLAAPVPRARLLWSKLVVGLTLSLAAMVLLPVIALAVGTVAYGWGPLQLPVGGTLPSGDAARLLLIVMAYIFVSQLVTAGLAFWLSTRTDAPLGAVGGAVGLTIIGSVLDEVTALGDWRDFIPAHWQYAWLDVIQPEPDYSEMIQGTAISVTYALVLFALAFRGFARKDIVS; encoded by the coding sequence ATGAGCACGCTCGCCGAGAAGGCTGAGAAGACCGAGAAGGTCGAGAAGGAGGAGGTGGCGGACGGCTACCGCGCGGGCCGCACCCTGCCACTGCGCGTCGAGCTCGTACGGCAACTGAAGCGGCGCCGCACGCTCATCATGTTCGGCGTCCTGGCCGCCCTGCCCTTCATCCTGGCCATCGCCTTCCAGGTCGGCGGCGAACCGGGCGACGGCAACGAACGCGTGAACCTGATGGACACGGCCACGGCATCCGGCGCGAACTTCGCCGCGGTGAACCTCTTCGCGTCCGCCGGCTTCCTCCTCGTCGTCCCCGTGGCGCTGTTCTGCGGAGACACGGTCGCCTCGGAGGCGAGCTGGTCGTCGCTGCGCTATCTGCTCGCGGCACCCGTGCCCCGCGCCCGCCTGCTGTGGTCCAAACTCGTTGTCGGTCTCACCCTCAGCCTCGCCGCGATGGTGCTGCTGCCGGTCATCGCACTCGCCGTCGGCACGGTCGCGTACGGCTGGGGCCCGCTCCAACTGCCCGTCGGCGGCACCCTGCCCAGCGGCGACGCCGCCCGGCTCCTGCTGATCGTGATGGCGTACATCTTCGTGTCCCAACTGGTCACCGCCGGGCTGGCGTTCTGGCTGTCGACCCGGACGGACGCCCCGCTGGGCGCGGTCGGCGGAGCGGTGGGCCTGACGATCATCGGCAGCGTCCTCGACGAAGTGACGGCCCTCGGCGACTGGCGCGACTTCATCCCCGCGCACTGGCAGTACGCCTGGCTGGACGTCATCCAGCCGGAGCCGGACTACAGCGAGATGATCCAGGGCACGGCGATCTCCGTCACGTACGCACTGGTGCTGTTCGCCCTGGCCTTCCGCGGCTTCGCCCGCAAGGACATCGTTTCGTAG
- a CDS encoding vWA domain-containing protein: MGEYRTTQRTRRPRGALAALMAASCLLLAACGSGAGESSYDGSNKASDTERFPAPAPAQPTGPAGTDEGTTPGEQKGEIRESTPPPADYLSTFALDVDTASYGYARRTIADGRRPDPATIRPEEFINSFRQNYERPDGNGFSVTVDGASTEAGGESDDWRLVRVGLATRPAEDSGERPPAALTFVIDVSGSMGEPGRLDLVQKSLGVMTDELRDDDSVAIVTFSDEAETVLPMTRLGDNRDRVHDAVDTLEPTLSTNLGAGVDTGYATAVEGRREGATNRVVLLSDALANTGDTDADSILDQVSDARREHGITLFGVGVGSDYGDALMEQLADKGDGHTTYVSNEKDARTVFVDQLPRNIDLTARDAKAQVAFDPQTVEQFRLIGYDNREVADEDFRNDQVDGGEIGPGHTVTALYAVRTKPGADGHLATATVRWLDPETRTPHEESAQLESEALNQPLWSRDNAGNGLQVTAIAAYFADALRSGDSRWSRLPGAPGLPELSDRADELADTTESEEVRQLAKTIEQAGR; the protein is encoded by the coding sequence ATGGGCGAGTACCGGACGACACAACGAACACGCCGACCGCGCGGCGCACTTGCCGCTTTGATGGCCGCGAGCTGTCTGCTGCTCGCCGCCTGCGGCTCGGGTGCCGGCGAGTCCTCGTACGACGGCAGCAACAAGGCCAGTGACACCGAGCGCTTCCCGGCGCCCGCCCCCGCGCAGCCGACCGGCCCCGCCGGCACCGACGAAGGCACCACCCCGGGCGAGCAGAAGGGCGAGATCCGCGAGAGTACGCCGCCTCCCGCCGACTATCTCTCCACGTTCGCCCTGGATGTCGACACCGCCTCGTACGGGTATGCGCGCCGCACCATCGCCGACGGCCGGCGGCCCGACCCGGCGACCATCCGCCCCGAGGAGTTCATCAACAGCTTCCGTCAGAACTACGAGCGTCCCGACGGCAACGGCTTCTCCGTCACCGTCGACGGGGCGAGTACGGAGGCCGGCGGGGAGAGCGACGACTGGCGTCTCGTACGCGTCGGCCTGGCCACGCGCCCGGCCGAGGACAGCGGCGAACGGCCGCCCGCCGCCCTCACGTTCGTGATCGACGTCTCGGGTTCCATGGGCGAGCCGGGCCGCCTCGACCTGGTCCAGAAGTCCCTCGGCGTGATGACGGACGAACTGCGCGACGACGACTCCGTCGCGATCGTCACCTTCAGCGATGAGGCCGAGACCGTACTCCCGATGACCCGCCTCGGCGACAACCGCGACCGCGTCCACGACGCCGTCGACACCCTCGAACCCACCCTCTCCACCAACCTCGGCGCGGGCGTCGACACCGGATACGCCACCGCCGTCGAGGGCCGGCGCGAGGGCGCGACGAACCGTGTCGTCCTGCTTTCCGACGCCCTCGCCAACACCGGTGACACCGACGCCGACTCGATCCTGGATCAGGTCTCCGACGCCCGGCGCGAGCACGGCATCACCCTGTTCGGCGTCGGCGTGGGCAGCGACTACGGCGACGCCCTGATGGAACAGCTCGCCGACAAGGGCGACGGCCACACCACCTACGTATCCAACGAAAAGGACGCCCGTACGGTCTTCGTCGACCAACTGCCCCGCAATATCGACCTCACCGCCCGCGACGCCAAGGCACAGGTCGCCTTCGACCCGCAGACGGTCGAGCAGTTCCGGCTCATCGGTTACGACAACCGAGAGGTCGCCGACGAGGACTTCCGCAACGACCAGGTCGACGGCGGCGAGATCGGCCCCGGTCACACGGTCACGGCCCTCTACGCCGTCCGCACCAAGCCCGGCGCCGACGGCCACCTCGCCACCGCGACCGTCCGCTGGCTCGACCCCGAGACCCGCACTCCGCACGAGGAGTCGGCCCAGCTGGAGTCCGAGGCCCTCAACCAGCCCCTGTGGAGCCGCGACAACGCCGGCAACGGGCTCCAAGTCACCGCCATAGCCGCCTACTTCGCCGACGCCCTCCGCTCCGGTGACTCCCGCTGGTCTCGTCTCCCCGGCGCACCCGGCCTGCCCGAACTGTCCGACCGCGCCGACGAGTTGGCTGACACCACGGAGTCCGAGGAGGTACGCCAACTCGCCAAGACGATCGAACAGGCGGGCCGATAA